The following are from one region of the Candidatus Dadabacteria bacterium genome:
- a CDS encoding sulfite exporter TauE/SafE family protein, translating into MYEYDLLSLILLFFTGVLAGVINVMAGGGSSIVLPVLIFLGIDPTVANGTNRVAILFQNFFATLSFRKEGIADVKTGIKLAAFTLPGVLVGAFAAVRVGDELFEKILAVVLIFVCVSFFLNVDSFRNLLGGRNGSGRGWILYPALVLIGFYGGFIQVGVGLFIMAALYHLMGASLARVNAHKVIVVLLYTIPVIIIFFLSGNISWFIGICLAAGNSIGGWFGATFSVRGGEKYIRVALVIAVGLMAFKLLGVF; encoded by the coding sequence ATGTACGAATACGATCTTCTTTCTCTAATTCTGCTCTTTTTCACAGGTGTTCTGGCAGGAGTAATAAACGTGATGGCGGGCGGTGGAAGCAGCATAGTGCTTCCCGTGCTCATATTTCTTGGAATCGATCCCACTGTCGCAAACGGAACAAACAGGGTGGCGATCCTGTTTCAGAATTTCTTCGCGACTCTTTCCTTCAGAAAAGAGGGCATCGCTGATGTAAAAACCGGCATCAAACTCGCGGCTTTTACTCTCCCGGGCGTCCTGGTGGGAGCGTTTGCGGCGGTGCGGGTTGGGGATGAGCTTTTCGAGAAGATCCTGGCCGTAGTGCTTATTTTCGTCTGCGTCTCCTTTTTCCTCAATGTGGATTCTTTCAGAAACCTGCTCGGCGGGCGCAACGGATCGGGACGGGGGTGGATTCTCTACCCGGCGCTTGTGCTGATAGGGTTCTACGGCGGTTTTATCCAGGTCGGCGTGGGGCTTTTCATAATGGCGGCTCTCTACCATCTTATGGGAGCATCCCTTGCTAGGGTGAACGCGCACAAGGTGATCGTGGTCCTTCTTTACACAATTCCCGTGATCATCATATTTTTTCTAAGCGGGAACATAAGCTGGTTTATAGGAATCTGTCTCGCCGCGGGGAACTCGATCGGAGGATGGTTCGGCGCCACGTTTTCCGTAAGAGGGGGCGAAAAATACATAAGGGTGGCGCTTGTCATTGCCGTCGGATTGATGGCTTTTAAGCTTCTCGGAGTGTTTTAG
- a CDS encoding GFA family protein, with translation MDIHTGGCLCGGVRYKATGPLRSVIACHCTQCRKTSGHHTAMTSVPRANLVFESDETLVWFKSSDLARRGFCGRCGGNLFWEPTGEDRVSIAAGTLDGATGLTIERNIYTEDAGDYYDLPEL, from the coding sequence ATGGATATCCACACAGGCGGCTGCCTCTGCGGCGGCGTCAGATACAAGGCTACCGGTCCCCTGCGCTCAGTGATCGCCTGCCACTGCACGCAGTGCCGCAAGACATCCGGTCATCATACGGCCATGACCTCGGTACCCCGTGCCAACCTCGTTTTCGAGTCTGACGAGACCCTGGTCTGGTTCAAGTCTTCTGATTTAGCCAGGCGCGGGTTCTGTGGGCGTTGCGGCGGCAACCTGTTCTGGGAACCGACGGGCGAGGATCGCGTCTCGATTGCCGCCGGTACCCTCGACGGCGCGACTGGGCTCACAATCGAGCGCAATATCTACACCGAGGACGCTGGCGATTACTACGACCTTCCGGAGCTCTGA